The proteins below are encoded in one region of Winogradskyella helgolandensis:
- a CDS encoding RICIN domain-containing protein, whose product MNFFSIKKSKISILFFGLSIFTILGVSPYFFGPGLTQPESVGTFLNGNFPDVTASANPYQPAFPNLTFNSPLTFTTVPNSNVLIIGQQNGEIYSFENDNAVTTKNLVADLSNEVGVVWDGGFLGLEIHPEFGTPGKNYIYTYYTSKDENGNNYPNAFVSGFGCYKEDYWGGFSYLRRYELNPITFTVVPGSELTMIKIRMFSSSHRGGALEFGDDGFLYLTTGEQSAYTKSQNITTNLDGGVLRLDVDQDPTKSHNPIRTLNTGRFNDEISGVGYGIPNDNPFLSPLGDNFEEYYTIGHRNPHRMSKDALTGTMYIGEVGAGTHEEVNILSKGKNYGWPIYEGNVAGPGVNCGAPDDGMYNNMAHEGPLVAFPRAEANALMGGFVYRGTAMPEYYGKYICADYGTGEEIWVVDISTGTYELITAFSPTNIISFGEDNQGELYLLSQGNNVSLYKMTQVNGSPLDNVPELLSETGAFQDLATLTPNSGVLPYELVESFWSDGAEKKRWMVIPNDGTHDTPDEKISFSEDGDWEFPVGSVLIKHFELPIDDSNPNITKRLETRFSIKASTGDFYFLTYKWNTNQTDAVLLESGLDENIEITTTSGTPRYQTWTYPSTQDCIACHNPATNGSIGPRTRFLNSNITYPQTSVNANQLVTLSHLGILDETIDDNTVLGYQTHKAIDDPIASLDERARSYLDNNCAYCHRPGGTGERAQFDLRLSNSLVDTGLMYAGTNEPVDGLNRIVIAGDAENSILFHRIESVDQTVAMPPVAKNEVDQAGVDLIEAWIDQLDPNYEDPTIDACTYTITNVGSGLVMDIAGLSQANGANVQQWTFIAGGNQLNQQFMVEPNGNGYYTIKAVHSDKNLDVQGAGQASGTNVIQYQGNGTDAQLYSFEFLGNNQYAIKSKTNNLYLGIENSSLNNGGSIKTYVDDGSDFFKWTFTAFEVPVTGVSLLEESAIVSTGENIALTASVLPINACDQNILWSSSDEAIALVDTTGNVTGVAEGIATITATTVDGGFTDSTLIEVYDNVAISTSIYTITNVGSSLVMDIANQSQTNFTDVIQEPGTLSNNQKFIVTPDGNGYYTIKAVHSNKNIDVQGGGQISGTNLIQYNDNGTNAQLFSLIYLGNDMYAIQSKVNNLYAGIENNSLANGASVKVYPNDGSDFFKWEFTDLSVTYTFDDNIGWSPNDPNGISNLYDEIIVEAGNAVISSNTTCDILTVSPGASLTINNGATLTTSETTLKSTSQSYSSLIVDGTIEGTVKYERYVNANSGGNDLISPPLSGETWENFLLSDDNATDILNDGNNNPRTYLFGPFDKTSDSYLTYTDAVSATLNSGVGYRAGTVSGTNLTFTGTVPTAAVTVDIRNTGATYADWNLVGNPYPSYLDMELFLSHVLDNGINPATTNLSILENVSGIYGYDGDASDGWSVITLANASEKLMAPGQGFFVAANAAYQDAYDITFDPSMRVIGNDDDFIAGRSSEVLTFLKLNASTDANSYGTEFYFNTNASRGVDLGYDGKILGNIAPNFAIYSHLVEDNTGLPMALQALNPTDLENTIIPLGVNANQGEQLTFSISETTLPTEVEVYLEDNVTNTVTLLNSGDYTLTPNTDLNGTGRFYLRFSSTVLSVEDNDFDTLQIYTTTNPKTLVVKGVLNDATKVNLYDIHGRIVLNQPINHLDIINTIDVSRIGTGVYFVKVFNASQVKTQKLIIR is encoded by the coding sequence ATGAATTTCTTTTCAATCAAGAAAAGCAAGATTTCTATTTTGTTTTTTGGACTCTCTATTTTTACAATTTTAGGTGTTTCACCTTATTTTTTTGGACCAGGACTTACTCAACCGGAATCTGTAGGGACATTTTTAAATGGAAATTTTCCGGATGTGACAGCATCTGCGAACCCATATCAACCAGCCTTTCCAAACCTGACATTTAATTCGCCTTTAACATTTACTACAGTTCCAAATAGTAATGTGTTGATTATTGGTCAGCAAAATGGTGAAATTTATTCATTTGAGAATGATAATGCGGTCACAACAAAAAATCTCGTCGCAGATTTGTCTAACGAAGTTGGAGTTGTTTGGGATGGTGGATTTTTAGGTTTAGAAATTCATCCTGAATTTGGAACACCAGGTAAAAATTATATTTACACCTATTATACGTCTAAAGATGAAAATGGTAATAATTATCCAAATGCCTTTGTGAGTGGTTTTGGCTGCTATAAAGAGGATTATTGGGGTGGTTTTTCGTATTTAAGACGCTACGAATTAAATCCAATAACATTTACAGTTGTTCCAGGATCAGAACTAACTATGATTAAGATTAGAATGTTCAGTAGTAGCCATCGTGGTGGAGCCTTAGAGTTTGGTGATGATGGATTTTTATATCTAACAACGGGTGAGCAGTCTGCTTACACAAAATCACAAAATATTACAACGAATTTAGATGGTGGTGTATTACGTTTGGATGTTGATCAAGACCCAACAAAAAGTCATAATCCTATTAGAACCTTAAATACAGGTCGTTTTAATGACGAAATATCTGGTGTTGGTTATGGTATTCCTAATGATAATCCATTTTTAAGTCCTTTGGGTGATAATTTTGAAGAATATTACACTATTGGGCATAGAAATCCACATAGAATGAGTAAAGATGCATTAACAGGTACGATGTATATTGGAGAAGTTGGTGCTGGTACACATGAAGAAGTTAACATTCTTAGTAAAGGTAAAAATTACGGATGGCCTATTTATGAAGGGAATGTGGCAGGACCAGGTGTAAATTGTGGAGCGCCAGATGATGGCATGTATAATAATATGGCTCATGAAGGTCCTTTAGTGGCCTTTCCTCGTGCTGAAGCTAATGCCTTAATGGGTGGGTTTGTCTATAGAGGAACCGCTATGCCAGAATATTATGGTAAATATATATGTGCAGATTACGGAACGGGTGAAGAAATTTGGGTTGTTGATATAAGTACAGGAACTTATGAACTTATAACAGCATTTTCACCTACAAACATCATCTCTTTTGGTGAGGATAATCAGGGAGAACTTTACTTGTTAAGTCAAGGTAATAATGTTTCACTTTACAAGATGACCCAAGTCAACGGCTCTCCACTTGATAATGTCCCTGAATTACTTTCAGAGACAGGTGCATTTCAAGATTTAGCAACCTTAACTCCAAATTCTGGGGTGCTACCATATGAGTTAGTAGAATCATTTTGGTCAGATGGTGCTGAGAAAAAACGATGGATGGTAATTCCAAATGATGGAACACATGATACTCCAGACGAAAAAATTAGTTTTTCTGAAGATGGAGATTGGGAATTTCCTGTCGGTTCCGTTCTTATAAAACATTTTGAATTGCCTATAGATGATTCAAATCCTAATATAACAAAACGATTAGAAACGCGTTTTTCGATTAAGGCGAGTACAGGTGATTTTTATTTTTTAACGTATAAATGGAACACTAATCAAACGGATGCCGTTTTATTAGAGTCTGGTTTAGATGAAAATATTGAAATCACTACAACTAGCGGAACACCAAGATATCAAACATGGACTTATCCAAGTACTCAAGATTGTATCGCTTGTCATAATCCTGCGACAAATGGTTCAATAGGTCCTAGGACTAGATTTTTAAATTCAAATATTACGTACCCACAAACGTCAGTTAATGCCAATCAATTGGTGACTCTAAGTCATTTAGGTATTTTAGATGAAACCATTGATGACAACACAGTGTTAGGATATCAAACACATAAGGCAATAGATGATCCTATTGCTAGTTTAGATGAAAGGGCAAGATCTTATTTAGATAACAACTGTGCTTATTGTCATAGACCTGGAGGAACAGGAGAAAGAGCTCAATTTGATTTAAGATTATCTAACTCTTTAGTCGATACAGGCCTCATGTATGCAGGAACCAATGAGCCTGTTGACGGTTTAAATAGAATAGTTATCGCTGGAGATGCAGAAAACTCCATTCTTTTTCATAGAATTGAAAGTGTTGATCAAACGGTAGCAATGCCTCCTGTGGCTAAAAATGAAGTAGATCAGGCAGGAGTAGATCTTATTGAAGCATGGATTGACCAACTTGACCCTAATTATGAGGATCCTACAATTGATGCTTGTACTTATACTATTACTAATGTAGGAAGTGGATTGGTTATGGATATCGCTGGTTTGTCTCAAGCGAATGGTGCGAATGTCCAACAATGGACTTTTATAGCCGGTGGAAATCAATTAAATCAACAGTTCATGGTTGAGCCTAATGGAAACGGTTATTATACCATTAAAGCAGTTCACAGTGATAAAAATTTAGACGTACAAGGTGCAGGTCAAGCTTCAGGAACCAATGTGATACAATATCAAGGGAATGGTACAGATGCCCAATTATATTCATTCGAGTTCCTAGGAAATAATCAGTATGCCATAAAAAGTAAAACAAACAACCTTTATTTGGGTATAGAAAATAGTTCACTTAACAATGGTGGTAGTATTAAAACCTATGTAGATGATGGTTCTGATTTTTTTAAATGGACATTTACAGCGTTCGAAGTTCCTGTAACAGGAGTGTCTCTATTAGAAGAGTCGGCAATAGTTTCTACAGGAGAAAATATTGCTTTAACAGCTTCCGTATTGCCGATTAATGCTTGTGACCAAAATATACTATGGTCTTCTAGTGATGAAGCAATTGCTTTAGTTGATACTACAGGAAATGTAACAGGAGTAGCTGAAGGGATTGCTACTATTACAGCAACTACGGTGGATGGTGGTTTCACAGATTCTACACTTATAGAAGTTTATGATAATGTTGCGATTAGCACCTCTATTTACACTATTACCAATGTGGGAAGTAGTTTAGTAATGGATATTGCTAATCAATCTCAAACTAATTTTACTGATGTTATCCAAGAGCCAGGTACGTTAAGTAATAATCAGAAATTTATAGTTACACCTGATGGAAATGGTTATTATACGATAAAAGCAGTTCATAGTAATAAAAATATAGATGTACAAGGTGGTGGTCAAATTTCCGGTACCAATTTGATACAATATAATGATAATGGAACTAATGCCCAATTGTTTTCGTTAATATATCTTGGAAATGACATGTATGCTATACAGAGTAAAGTGAACAATCTTTATGCTGGGATAGAGAATAATTCTTTAGCTAATGGAGCTAGTGTTAAGGTGTATCCTAATGATGGCTCTGATTTTTTTAAATGGGAATTTACAGATTTAAGTGTAACCTATACATTTGATGATAATATTGGTTGGTCACCAAACGATCCAAATGGTATCTCCAATTTATATGATGAGATTATAGTTGAGGCAGGCAATGCTGTAATATCATCTAATACGACATGTGATATACTAACGGTTAGTCCTGGAGCTTCACTTACTATAAATAATGGAGCAACATTAACAACTAGTGAAACAACTTTAAAGTCAACTTCACAATCGTACTCTAGCTTAATTGTTGATGGTACAATTGAAGGAACCGTAAAATATGAGCGTTATGTTAATGCTAACTCAGGTGGGAATGATCTTATTTCACCACCGCTTTCAGGAGAGACTTGGGAAAACTTTTTGCTATCTGATGATAATGCAACTGATATATTAAATGACGGAAATAACAATCCAAGAACATATTTATTTGGACCTTTTGATAAAACTTCAGATAGTTACTTAACGTATACAGATGCTGTTTCAGCGACTTTAAATAGTGGTGTAGGATACAGAGCAGGTACGGTTTCTGGTACTAATTTAACTTTTACAGGTACTGTCCCAACAGCAGCAGTCACAGTAGATATCAGAAATACAGGGGCAACTTATGCAGATTGGAATTTAGTTGGAAATCCGTACCCATCTTATTTAGATATGGAATTATTTTTAAGTCATGTTTTAGATAATGGAATAAATCCTGCTACTACGAATTTAAGTATCTTAGAAAATGTCTCTGGTATATATGGATATGATGGAGATGCATCTGATGGTTGGTCTGTTATTACACTAGCTAATGCTTCAGAAAAATTAATGGCGCCAGGACAAGGGTTCTTTGTTGCTGCCAACGCAGCGTATCAAGATGCTTATGATATTACTTTTGACCCTTCAATGCGAGTCATAGGTAACGATGATGATTTTATAGCTGGTCGTAGTTCAGAAGTATTAACGTTTTTAAAGTTGAATGCTAGTACAGATGCGAACAGTTATGGTACGGAGTTTTATTTTAATACAAATGCGAGTCGAGGTGTAGATCTTGGATATGATGGTAAAATTTTAGGTAATATCGCGCCGAATTTTGCAATCTACTCTCATTTAGTAGAAGATAATACAGGGCTTCCTATGGCTTTACAAGCTTTAAATCCAACAGATTTAGAAAATACAATTATTCCATTAGGAGTTAATGCCAATCAAGGGGAACAACTTACATTTAGTATAAGTGAAACTACGTTACCAACTGAAGTAGAGGTTTATTTAGAAGACAATGTTACCAATACTGTTACGTTACTGAATTCAGGAGATTATACACTTACACCAAACACAGATTTAAATGGTACAGGTCGTTTCTATCTTCGTTTCTCATCAACTGTATTATCAGTAGAAGACAATGATTTCGATACATTACAAATTTATACCACAACGAATCCAAAAACATTAGTTGTTAAAGGTGTGCTTAATGATGCCACAAAAGTTAATCTATACGATATTCATGGTCGTATAGTGTTAAATCAACCTATCAATCACCTAGACATAATTAACACAATTGATGTTTCAAGGATTGGGACTGGAGTCTATTTTGTTAAAGTATTTAATGCTAGTCAAGTTAAAACACAAAAGCTTATTATTAGATAG
- a CDS encoding DUF922 domain-containing protein, translating into MKNLLIILTLFFLGSTFNEDESVTWSEAKLTWVDFKGAPDSESDAVALTASGITFGYSVKTSGERIVDFSTTVEAHFYPNKSWYLKDKANAHILAHEQLHFDITELYARQFRAQIKKLKVNQNVKEQMNRLHATINEAVNDTQRRYDEETDHSMNREMQKEWRITIQKELSKFEDYKSL; encoded by the coding sequence TTGAAAAACCTACTTATAATTTTAACCCTATTTTTTCTAGGAAGCACTTTTAATGAAGACGAGTCCGTGACTTGGAGTGAAGCTAAACTTACTTGGGTAGACTTTAAAGGAGCTCCTGATTCAGAATCTGATGCTGTTGCTTTAACAGCTTCTGGTATTACTTTTGGGTATTCTGTTAAAACATCGGGAGAGCGAATCGTTGATTTTTCTACGACTGTTGAAGCGCATTTTTACCCGAATAAATCTTGGTATTTAAAGGATAAAGCGAATGCTCATATTTTAGCTCATGAACAGTTACATTTTGATATTACAGAACTTTATGCACGTCAATTTAGAGCGCAAATAAAAAAGTTGAAAGTGAATCAAAATGTGAAAGAGCAAATGAACAGGTTACATGCAACCATAAATGAAGCTGTAAATGATACGCAAAGACGTTACGATGAGGAAACAGATCATTCTATGAATAGAGAAATGCAAAAAGAATGGCGAATCACAATTCAAAAAGAACTGAGTAAATTTGAAGATTACAAGTCTTTGTAG
- a CDS encoding DUF3820 family protein encodes MELDGTVLIELAHYKMPFGKYKNQYLIDIPEYYYIWYQQKGFPEGKLGRMMAQMCEIKINGLEELIYTIRRDFRK; translated from the coding sequence ATGGAATTAGACGGCACAGTTTTAATTGAATTAGCCCATTACAAAATGCCATTTGGCAAATACAAAAATCAATATTTAATAGATATTCCAGAATATTACTATATCTGGTATCAGCAAAAAGGATTTCCTGAAGGAAAACTTGGACGTATGATGGCTCAGATGTGCGAAATCAAAATCAATGGCTTAGAAGAATTAATTTATACCATACGTAGAGATTTTAGGAAGTGA
- the guaA gene encoding glutamine-hydrolyzing GMP synthase, whose translation MQHNKVLILDFGSQYTQLIARRVRELNIYCEIHPFNKIPSDSESFKAVILSGSPNSVRGEAVLHPNLEGIRGKKPMLAVCYGAQYLAHFSGGEVAESNTREYGRANLSFVKPDEDFFENIHEGSQVWMSHSDTIKQLPADGVLLASTTDVENAAYKIEGEQTYAIQFHPEVYHTTDGHQLLSNFLIKIAEVEQDWTPQSFVEETVDSLKAQLGNDKVVLGLSGGVDSSVAAMLLHKAIGKNLYCIFVNNGLLRKNEFEDVLHQYEGMGLNVKGVDASARFLDALKGLSDPELKRKAIGSAFIDVFDIEANLIQDVKWLAQGTIYPDVIESVSATGGPSATIKSHHNVGGLPDYMQLKVVEPLRALFKDEVRRVGASMNMDKQLLGRHPFPGPGLAIRILGDLTAEKVRILQEVDAIFINNLRSWNLYDKVWQAGAMLLPVNSVGVMGDERTYEKCVALRAVESTDGMTADWVNLPYEFLQKTSNEIINKVKGVNRVVYDISSKPPATIEWE comes from the coding sequence ATGCAACACAACAAAGTCCTAATATTAGATTTCGGATCGCAATACACACAGCTTATTGCGCGCAGAGTTAGAGAGTTAAATATCTATTGCGAGATACATCCATTCAATAAAATTCCTTCAGATTCAGAAAGCTTTAAAGCTGTTATTTTATCTGGTAGTCCAAATTCAGTAAGAGGAGAAGCAGTGCTTCATCCCAACTTAGAAGGCATCAGAGGAAAAAAGCCAATGCTAGCCGTTTGTTATGGCGCCCAGTACTTGGCCCATTTTTCAGGTGGTGAAGTAGCGGAATCCAATACAAGAGAATACGGAAGAGCAAATTTAAGTTTTGTAAAACCAGATGAGGATTTTTTCGAAAACATACATGAAGGCAGCCAAGTTTGGATGAGCCATAGTGATACCATTAAACAATTACCTGCAGATGGAGTGCTTTTAGCGAGTACAACTGATGTAGAAAATGCAGCTTATAAAATTGAAGGAGAGCAAACGTACGCTATTCAATTTCACCCTGAAGTTTATCATACTACAGATGGTCATCAGCTTTTAAGTAACTTTTTAATTAAAATTGCTGAGGTAGAGCAAGATTGGACACCACAATCTTTTGTTGAAGAAACCGTTGATAGTCTTAAGGCTCAATTAGGAAATGATAAAGTAGTACTTGGATTATCTGGAGGAGTAGATTCTTCAGTTGCTGCTATGTTATTACATAAAGCTATTGGAAAAAACCTCTATTGCATTTTTGTAAATAACGGTTTATTACGAAAAAATGAGTTCGAAGACGTATTACATCAATACGAAGGTATGGGGCTTAATGTAAAAGGAGTAGATGCTTCGGCACGCTTTTTGGATGCTTTAAAAGGGTTGAGTGATCCTGAGCTTAAAAGAAAAGCCATTGGCTCAGCATTTATTGATGTTTTTGATATTGAAGCAAATTTAATTCAAGATGTAAAATGGTTGGCTCAAGGTACTATTTATCCTGATGTGATAGAAAGTGTTTCAGCAACTGGCGGACCAAGTGCAACGATAAAAAGTCATCATAATGTTGGTGGATTGCCAGATTATATGCAGTTGAAAGTTGTAGAGCCACTGAGAGCATTGTTTAAGGATGAAGTAAGACGTGTTGGAGCTTCCATGAATATGGATAAACAGTTGCTAGGTCGTCATCCGTTTCCTGGTCCAGGATTGGCAATTCGGATTCTTGGAGATCTAACTGCTGAAAAAGTGCGTATATTACAAGAGGTTGATGCTATTTTTATTAATAATCTGCGTTCTTGGAATTTGTATGATAAAGTATGGCAAGCCGGAGCGATGTTATTACCTGTCAATAGTGTTGGAGTGATGGGAGACGAACGTACTTATGAAAAATGTGTAGCTTTAAGAGCAGTGGAAAGTACGGACGGAATGACAGCTGATTGGGTAAATTTACCGTATGAGTTTTTGCAAAAAACATCAAACGAAATTATAAATAAAGTAAAAGGGGTAAATAGAGTTGTATATGATATCAGCTCAAAACCACCAGCTACTATTGAGTGGGAGTAA
- a CDS encoding amino acid ABC transporter substrate-binding protein, whose translation MKNILAIILIAFTIGLSAQNYIEHTVKPGETIESIAKGYLVTPFDIYALNPDAKRKFQPNTVLIIPNSKVKNESIVEDSRELIGYKDHRVKRKETLYGLAQEYNVSEEEIKKANRSLYSENLKKGDKIRIPRFKSVVSKQTLTNTVKKYTVQPQDGKWGIAYKFGISVADLEALNPFMNETIQPGDELNVPNIHDKEEKDIESKFGYYEVLPKEGFFRLNIKLNLTQEQLEDLNPELKETGLKAGMILKVPAGVDTTSELEAVQTTNLKSNLSNFKTKKIALMMPYRLDRIDVDAVEETKEKIKEDKRLSVVLDFHVGVMMALDSAKQLGISTDLKVFDTRYHISKTAEILAENDFSDYDAVIGPMEENSFNRVAMTLKSDNIPVIAAMIKPKQGYSNVFQTIPDEKLLSKVMIDFVKADSLKTKVVIISDHAHKTSSEALQKVFPNSKLILTQKDKKDKTKDAYYIYHANLQNVFSAGKTVVFLETDNSSLASSVISMLNGFAVDKTEIVLATLNKGKAFEGKDIDNNNLSHLKFHYPSVHKDFDETKSNGFVEAYRKEYGVTPSKYVARGFDITLDLLMRLASAENLYEASTDSIETEYIENKFRYNKALSGGYINEAVYIVKYDDLRIVKAE comes from the coding sequence ATGAAAAATATTTTAGCCATCATATTAATTGCGTTTACAATTGGTCTCAGTGCTCAAAATTATATTGAGCATACTGTAAAACCAGGTGAGACGATTGAAAGTATAGCCAAAGGTTATTTAGTAACTCCTTTTGATATTTATGCGCTCAATCCTGATGCTAAACGTAAATTTCAACCCAATACGGTTTTAATTATTCCAAATTCTAAAGTAAAGAATGAGTCTATTGTAGAAGATAGCAGAGAACTTATTGGGTATAAAGATCATAGGGTAAAACGAAAAGAAACGTTGTACGGTTTAGCGCAAGAATACAATGTATCTGAAGAAGAAATTAAAAAAGCAAACCGTTCGTTGTATTCTGAAAACCTTAAGAAAGGCGATAAGATTAGAATACCACGCTTTAAATCAGTTGTCTCAAAACAAACCTTAACGAATACCGTAAAAAAATACACTGTACAACCTCAAGATGGTAAATGGGGAATTGCCTATAAATTTGGAATTTCTGTTGCAGATTTAGAAGCATTAAATCCATTTATGAATGAAACAATTCAGCCTGGAGATGAACTAAATGTACCTAATATACACGATAAGGAAGAAAAGGATATTGAATCTAAATTTGGTTATTATGAAGTTTTACCTAAAGAAGGATTTTTTAGATTAAACATAAAACTCAACTTAACGCAAGAACAACTTGAAGATTTAAATCCAGAGTTAAAAGAAACGGGTTTGAAAGCCGGTATGATTTTAAAAGTACCAGCAGGTGTTGATACGACTAGTGAATTAGAAGCTGTTCAAACTACAAATTTAAAAAGCAACTTAAGCAACTTTAAAACTAAAAAAATAGCCTTAATGATGCCGTATCGTCTAGATCGAATTGATGTAGATGCTGTAGAAGAAACTAAAGAGAAGATTAAAGAAGACAAACGTTTATCTGTTGTTTTAGATTTTCATGTTGGTGTAATGATGGCTTTAGACTCGGCAAAACAATTAGGGATTTCAACAGATTTGAAAGTTTTTGATACACGTTATCATATTTCAAAAACAGCAGAAATATTAGCAGAGAATGACTTCTCTGACTATGATGCAGTGATTGGACCAATGGAAGAAAATAGTTTTAATCGTGTTGCAATGACTTTAAAATCAGATAATATACCTGTAATTGCAGCAATGATTAAACCTAAGCAAGGTTACAGTAATGTATTTCAGACGATACCAGACGAAAAGTTGTTGAGTAAAGTTATGATAGATTTTGTGAAAGCAGATAGTTTAAAAACTAAAGTGGTTATTATTTCAGATCATGCGCACAAAACTAGTAGTGAAGCTTTACAAAAAGTGTTTCCTAATTCTAAATTAATCTTAACACAAAAAGATAAAAAAGACAAAACAAAAGATGCGTATTATATTTATCATGCTAATTTACAGAATGTATTTTCAGCTGGTAAGACCGTAGTGTTTTTAGAAACTGATAATTCATCTTTGGCATCAAGCGTTATTAGTATGCTAAATGGTTTTGCTGTAGATAAAACTGAAATTGTATTGGCAACCTTAAACAAAGGGAAGGCATTTGAAGGAAAAGATATAGATAACAATAACTTATCTCATCTTAAATTTCATTATCCATCTGTACATAAAGATTTTGATGAGACAAAATCAAATGGCTTTGTTGAGGCATACCGCAAAGAATATGGTGTAACACCAAGTAAATATGTGGCACGTGGCTTTGATATTACTTTAGATCTTTTAATGCGATTAGCTTCTGCTGAAAATTTATACGAAGCATCAACAGATTCAATTGAAACGGAATATATTGAAAATAAGTTTAGATATAATAAAGCGCTGTCTGGTGGCTATATTAACGAAGCGGTATATATTGTAAAATATGATGACCTTAGAATTGTAAAGGCAGAATAG
- a CDS encoding CTP synthase, whose product MTTNPKYIFVTGGVSSSLGKGIIAASLAKLLQAQGYRATIQKLDPYINIDPGTLNPYEHGECYVTDDGAETDLDLGHYERFLNVPTSQANNVTTGRIYQSVIDKERRGEFLGKTVQVIPHITDEIKRRIQILGNSGDYDIVITEIGGTVGDIESLPYIEAVRQLEWDLGEHNTCVIHLTLVPYLSAAGELKTKPTQHSVKTLMESGVQADILVCRTEHPLNEGIKTKLARFCNVKKEAVIESIDASTIYDVPNLMLEEGLDKVVLNQLQLKSDVPDLKRWNEFLNRHKNPKSEVTIGLIGKYVELQDSYKSILESFIHAGAENEVKVNVEPIHSEYLSESNIEFKLGHLDGVLVAPGFGERGIEGKIDAVRFVREKNIPFLGICLGMQMAVIEYARNVLNLKDANSVEMDEQTPDPVINLMASQKGVVNKGGTMRLGTWDCNIEKDSIAYKVYNTETITERHRHRFEFNNDYKVQFEEAGMKATGLNPETGLVEIVEIPENDWFVGVQYHPEYKSTVKNPHPLFVAFVAAALKYKKKKK is encoded by the coding sequence ATGACCACAAACCCTAAGTATATTTTTGTAACAGGAGGCGTGTCTTCTTCTCTTGGAAAAGGCATTATAGCTGCATCTTTAGCTAAACTCCTACAAGCACAAGGTTACAGAGCAACCATTCAGAAATTAGATCCATATATTAATATCGATCCAGGCACTTTAAATCCTTATGAGCATGGCGAATGCTACGTAACGGATGATGGAGCAGAAACCGATTTAGATTTAGGACACTACGAGCGTTTTTTAAACGTACCAACATCTCAAGCCAATAACGTCACAACAGGGAGAATTTACCAAAGCGTTATCGATAAAGAAAGACGTGGTGAGTTTTTAGGAAAAACGGTCCAAGTTATTCCACATATTACTGACGAAATTAAACGTAGAATTCAGATTTTAGGAAATTCTGGTGATTATGATATTGTCATTACTGAAATTGGTGGCACCGTAGGAGATATTGAATCTTTACCATACATTGAAGCTGTAAGACAGTTGGAGTGGGACTTAGGTGAACACAATACATGCGTTATCCATTTAACATTAGTACCCTATCTTTCTGCTGCAGGAGAGTTGAAAACGAAGCCAACTCAACACAGTGTAAAAACTTTGATGGAAAGTGGTGTGCAAGCTGATATATTAGTTTGTAGAACAGAGCATCCGCTTAATGAGGGTATAAAAACCAAATTAGCACGTTTTTGTAATGTTAAAAAGGAAGCTGTAATAGAATCTATTGATGCGTCTACGATATATGATGTTCCAAATTTAATGCTAGAAGAAGGCTTAGATAAAGTGGTTTTAAATCAGTTGCAACTAAAAAGTGATGTGCCAGATTTAAAACGATGGAATGAATTTTTAAACCGTCATAAAAATCCTAAAAGTGAAGTTACTATAGGTTTAATTGGTAAGTATGTAGAACTTCAAGATTCTTATAAATCTATTTTAGAATCGTTTATTCATGCAGGAGCAGAAAATGAAGTTAAGGTAAATGTAGAGCCTATTCATTCTGAATATTTATCAGAAAGTAATATCGAGTTTAAACTTGGACATTTAGATGGTGTTTTAGTAGCACCTGGTTTTGGTGAGCGTGGTATTGAAGGTAAAATTGATGCTGTACGTTTTGTTCGTGAAAAAAATATTCCGTTTTTAGGTATCTGTTTAGGGATGCAAATGGCTGTTATAGAATATGCCAGAAACGTATTAAATCTTAAGGATGCTAATTCTGTAGAAATGGATGAACAGACGCCAGATCCTGTGATTAATTTAATGGCATCGCAAAAAGGTGTTGTTAATAAAGGTGGCACCATGCGTTTAGGAACATGGGATTGTAACATAGAAAAAGATAGTATAGCCTATAAAGTTTATAATACGGAAACGATTACTGAAAGACACAGACATCGTTTTGAATTTAATAACGATTATAAAGTACAGTTTGAAGAAGCAGGTATGAAAGCTACAGGTCTTAATCCCGAAACAGGATTAGTCGAAATTGTAGAAATTCCTGAAAATGATTGGTTTGTTGGTGTACAATACCATCCGGAATATAAGAGTACAGTAAAAAATCCACATCCATTATTTGTGGCGTTTGTTGCAGCAGCTCTAAAATATAAGAAGAAGAAAAAGTAA